Within Desulfobacter sp., the genomic segment CCACCACGGCGGCGGGATTTGTCACCGTGAACAATGCGGAGGATGTCACCATGTACGCCGAAGACCTCCAGCTCCGGTACGACGGCAGTTCCTGGGACTGGAACGATGACCTCAAGTCGGAAGACATCACCTCCACCTTTAATTTCAGCCCCCAGAATGATCCGGTATTGAGCATTGAATCCGCCGGTTCCGAGGGGGCCATATACTCGGGCACGGCCGCCGGTCTGCCCTCCCTCTACTGGATGGGGGACCACTGGTCCCTGTCCACGGCGGGCACGGTGACCACCCAGGCCTTTGACAACACCACCCTGGCCATCAATACCTCGGCCAGCTCTTCCACCAATGTGATTTTCGACCTCTACGTCGCGGGCACGGCCGGGGCTTCCACCCTGGAATATACCTTTGGGTCGGCCCTGTCCACGGCGGCGGGCCAGTCCATCTCCTTCCAGGTCGACCCCACGCCCCCCAGGGAGTACTCAACTGCCGTGCTTTATACCACGGCCGCCTCGGCCGCCGTGCCCGCAGACGGGTTTGCCGTGGATTTCGATGCCGACAACACCCTGGACATCACCTTTGATCCGGCCCTTTCCGCCGCCCCGGCCAACGGGTCCCTTTTCAGTTTTACCACCGACCCCGATGTCCCCCCTGAACCGTACCAGAACGCCACCCTCACCGGTGACCAGACCCAGGTGGTGATCGATCTGGACGGCTCGGGCAGCGACGATGACAAGGAGGACATTGTCTTTACCTTTACCGATCCCCTGAAATACGGCACCAGCACCCATCCCTACACCGACCGGAGCACCATCTCCTTTGATATCTCAGGTTCCACGGCCTGGTCGGATATTTCGACGGACGAAATCAAAAACACCGGCTACTTTGCCTTTACCGCGGACTTCCTCGGGGGGGAGTTCGGCACCACGGAAAATGATATCGAGCTGAACATCGGCTCCCGGTTTGACGGCACCAATTTCATCAACGATTCCCTGTCCACCACCCAGTATTCAAAGTCTTCGTCCACGGTGTTCCAGGATGCAGACGGGTATGCCGCCGGGGATCTCCAGGGGGTGGATGTCGCCTCGGACGGGGTGATCACCGGGATTTATTCCAACGGTCAGCTCATTCCCCTTTTCCGGGTGGGATTAGCCGAATTCCAGAACAATTACGGGCTCTCCAATGAAGGGGGGAACCTGTTCAGCGAAACCCGGGAGAGCGGGACGGCCATCACCAACAAGCCCGGGGAAAACGGGCTGGGCACCATTTCACCCAACTCCCTTGAGATGTCCAACGTGGATGTGTCCGAGGAGTTTGTCTCCATGATCGTTCAGCAGCGGGGGTTCCAGGCCAATTCCAAGATCGTGACAACGGTGGATGAAATGATGAACACGGTCATCTCCATGAAACGGTAAAAGAGAAAGGATGGTCCCATGAGCGGTTTATACAGCACGCTTAGCATTGCCAAGACGGCCATTGCCGCCCAGCAGTACGGGCTGAGCGTCACCGGCAACAACATCGCCAATGTCAACAACCCGGATTATTCCCTCCAGAATGTCCAGCAGACCAATGCCCAGTCCACGGAATACGCCGGATATATTTTCGGCACCGGGGTTGATATCACCGAGGTCTCCCAGTCCGTGGACCAG encodes:
- a CDS encoding flagellar hook-basal body complex protein; the encoded protein is MSLSSSLFTGTSGLKNMGNALQVVGNNISNLNTIGFKKGRTTFADTLYESVATQAGTAQMGRGMAVGSVTQNFSQGSFESTGNTTDLSIGGDGFFIVRQSGTENTYYTRAGNFNFDEAGQLVNPEGYIVQGWELDEETGDDVGSITDLILEEFTSPPKKSSEITAITNLDADSSSNSVVLSNLWDAGETTQMSSGNYEYQTVVKVYDSLGSTHDITIFYDKKSGTEWEYVITMNPEEDNRNLVQGTDSQGLLARGTITFSQSSGDVLQMTMEEFTGRVGNISASGVNTVDEVHFEIDDSAAALLDGYGFSLEFDGSSWNFTDQNGDGLITAADLPDNYPDAKIVYSDNKNIHITLDPDDALDTEPDLRIKLDQPAVATDSVGFDINDANDLHVQSIEGAAYSGDTANDNTTLEINDPGVMTHDAEDLGLIWNPLTEEWTWSNPAIAADQGTLVSDMAYTDGLGNPVSTTAAGFVTVNNAEDVTMYAEDLQLRYDGSSWDWNDDLKSEDITSTFNFSPQNDPVLSIESAGSEGAIYSGTAAGLPSLYWMGDHWSLSTAGTVTTQAFDNTTLAINTSASSSTNVIFDLYVAGTAGASTLEYTFGSALSTAAGQSISFQVDPTPPREYSTAVLYTTAASAAVPADGFAVDFDADNTLDITFDPALSAAPANGSLFSFTTDPDVPPEPYQNATLTGDQTQVVIDLDGSGSDDDKEDIVFTFTDPLKYGTSTHPYTDRSTISFDISGSTAWSDISTDEIKNTGYFAFTADFLGGEFGTTENDIELNIGSRFDGTNFINDSLSTTQYSKSSSTVFQDADGYAAGDLQGVDVASDGVITGIYSNGQLIPLFRVGLAEFQNNYGLSNEGGNLFSETRESGTAITNKPGENGLGTISPNSLEMSNVDVSEEFVSMIVQQRGFQANSKIVTTVDEMMNTVISMKR